In Actinomycetota bacterium, the following are encoded in one genomic region:
- a CDS encoding DUF6788 family protein has product MGKDYSSMTARQLEELRSLVLDRIAAVPQFRRGSLQVGYRKCGRATCRCARPGEQGHGPRGLWTRTVKGPGGSRGQYIPVDQIDQVRAELDNYAQFAALVEDYVEINEALCKARVGPPARRDRPADPADRGGEKGGLTTRKR; this is encoded by the coding sequence ATGGGCAAGGACTACTCGTCGATGACGGCTCGCCAACTCGAGGAGCTGCGCTCGCTGGTGTTGGACCGGATCGCCGCGGTGCCACAGTTCCGGCGCGGGTCGTTGCAGGTGGGCTACCGCAAGTGCGGGCGTGCTACGTGCCGCTGCGCCCGCCCGGGTGAGCAGGGCCACGGCCCACGCGGGTTGTGGACCCGCACGGTCAAGGGGCCGGGCGGTTCGCGCGGGCAGTACATCCCGGTCGACCAGATCGATCAGGTCCGCGCCGAGCTGGACAACTACGCCCAGTTCGCCGCTCTGGTTGAGGACTACGTCGAGATCAACGAGGCGCTGTGCAAGGCGCGAGTCGGGCCACCGGCGCGCCGCGACAGGCCCGCCGACCCCGCT